In Lactococcus paracarnosus, a genomic segment contains:
- a CDS encoding pyridoxal phosphate-dependent aminotransferase — translation MVLSNLVNQLEESVTLAASARAKTLKAQGRDILMLTLGEPDFKTPENIAAAATAAIASGKTSFYTQAGGLPELKAAVSSYFESFYGYGLAQNEVVVTVGAKFALYAFFASVLNQDDEVIIPTPYWVSYADQVKMVGGRPVFSVGTQETDFKVTVAQLNALKTDKTRVLLLNSPSNPTGMIYTAAELTEIGNWAVAHDVLILADDIYGRLVYNGNDFTPISTLSEAIKAQTIIINGISKTYAMTGWRIGFAVGDPEIIGAMSKIASQTTSNPSAVAQYAAIEALTGDQSTVETMRLAFEKRLNTILPLINEVPGFEAIKPQGAFYLFPKVAKAMEMKGFSDITAFCDDILEETGVAVVTGAGFGAPENLRLSYATDIETLLAAVKRLKAYMEK, via the coding sequence ATGGTCTTATCGAACCTAGTCAATCAACTAGAAGAGTCAGTGACACTGGCAGCTTCAGCACGTGCTAAAACTTTAAAAGCTCAAGGACGTGATATCCTGATGCTAACACTTGGCGAGCCTGATTTTAAGACACCCGAGAATATTGCAGCAGCAGCGACGGCAGCTATCGCATCAGGTAAAACGAGCTTTTATACACAAGCTGGTGGACTGCCAGAACTCAAAGCGGCAGTTAGCAGTTATTTTGAATCGTTTTATGGCTATGGTCTAGCACAAAATGAGGTGGTGGTGACAGTTGGTGCTAAATTTGCGCTGTATGCCTTTTTTGCCAGTGTCTTAAATCAGGATGATGAAGTCATCATTCCGACACCTTATTGGGTAAGTTATGCCGACCAAGTCAAGATGGTAGGCGGTCGTCCAGTTTTTTCAGTTGGGACACAAGAAACAGATTTCAAAGTGACAGTAGCCCAACTAAATGCCCTAAAAACGGACAAGACACGTGTCCTGCTCCTGAATTCACCGTCTAATCCGACTGGTATGATTTATACGGCAGCAGAATTGACTGAGATTGGGAATTGGGCGGTTGCGCATGATGTCTTGATTTTAGCTGATGATATCTACGGTCGTCTTGTCTATAACGGCAATGACTTCACGCCAATCTCGACATTATCTGAAGCAATTAAGGCGCAAACGATTATTATTAATGGTATCTCTAAAACGTATGCTATGACAGGCTGGCGGATTGGGTTTGCAGTTGGTGACCCTGAAATTATCGGTGCCATGAGTAAAATTGCGAGCCAAACGACCTCAAATCCTTCAGCAGTAGCCCAATATGCAGCGATTGAAGCCTTGACTGGTGACCAATCAACGGTTGAGACGATGCGACTTGCATTTGAAAAACGTCTAAATACCATCTTGCCACTGATTAATGAGGTACCAGGGTTTGAAGCAATCAAACCACAAGGGGCATTTTATCTGTTTCCTAAAGTTGCCAAGGCGATGGAGATGAAGGGATTTTCAGATATCACTGCCTTTTGTGATGATATTTTAGAGGAAACTGGTGTTGCCGTTGTCACAGGTGCAGGATTTGGCGCACCTGAAAACTTGAGACTGAGTTATGCAACTGATATCGAGACACTGTTAGCAGCAGTTAAACGCCTCAAGGCCTACATGGAAAAGTAA
- a CDS encoding DUF5590 domain-containing protein: protein MKRKRLTKTKQIWIGVLLVILAVLIGILFFYTQAMRPFTQAKADAIGLAKDKASIKKATYFDMVTTQSTTYSVIGLDKQDKKLGVLIPEKGGEITVVAMSDNKSKLNEKTAKLGLNDGNVVWVAADGSCYDFKTGDQVKK, encoded by the coding sequence ATGAAAAGAAAGCGATTAACGAAGACAAAACAAATTTGGATAGGTGTGCTACTGGTTATACTTGCCGTCCTCATCGGCATCCTATTCTTTTATACACAGGCTATGCGTCCCTTCACACAGGCAAAAGCAGATGCCATTGGTCTAGCTAAAGATAAAGCGTCAATTAAGAAAGCGACGTATTTTGATATGGTCACCACGCAATCTACAACCTATAGTGTGATTGGCTTGGATAAGCAGGATAAAAAGCTGGGTGTACTTATCCCTGAAAAAGGCGGCGAGATCACAGTCGTTGCCATGTCAGATAATAAGAGTAAGCTGAATGAAAAAACAGCTAAATTAGGCTTAAATGACGGTAATGTTGTTTGGGTGGCAGCAGACGGGTCATGCTATGACTTCAAAACAGGTGATCAAGTTAAAAAATAG
- the asnS gene encoding asparagine--tRNA ligase: protein MENVVSIIDVKNYVDQEITIGAWVANKSGKGKIAFLQLRDGTAYFQAVAFKPNFIEKFGEDAGLEKFDVIKHLSQETSVKITGIVKADDRSKFGYELDMTDIEVIGESVDYPITPKEHGTDFLMDNRHLWLRSRKQHAIMLVRNELIRATYEFFNDRGFIKIDSPILTGSAPEGTTELFETDYFGQPAFLSQTGQLYAEAGAMAFGKVFTFGPTFRAEKSKTRRHLTEFWMIEPEMAFTTHEASLEVQEAYVKHLIKSVIDNQTYALNELERDISVLEKYVNTPFKKITYDDAVSLLQDNQAENDYEEITWGDDFGSPHETWISNHFGLPTFIINYPKAIKAFYMKPHPTRDDVVICADLLAPEGYGEIIGGSERATDYEYLKTKLVEFGLSEEEYAWYLDLRRYGSVPHSGFGLGLERAVTWITGNEHIREAIPFPRLLHRLKP from the coding sequence ATGGAAAACGTCGTATCAATCATTGATGTGAAAAATTATGTAGATCAAGAAATTACAATCGGTGCCTGGGTTGCCAATAAATCAGGCAAAGGTAAAATTGCCTTCTTACAATTACGAGATGGCACAGCCTACTTCCAAGCAGTGGCTTTCAAACCAAATTTTATCGAGAAATTTGGTGAAGATGCTGGTCTTGAGAAATTTGATGTCATCAAACATTTATCTCAAGAAACTTCTGTCAAAATTACAGGGATTGTCAAAGCCGATGATCGTAGTAAATTTGGGTATGAACTAGATATGACTGATATTGAAGTAATTGGTGAGTCAGTTGACTATCCGATTACACCCAAAGAACATGGGACTGATTTCCTGATGGATAATCGCCATCTTTGGTTACGTAGTCGTAAACAGCATGCCATCATGTTAGTCAGAAATGAACTGATCCGTGCGACTTATGAGTTCTTTAATGATCGCGGCTTTATCAAGATTGATAGCCCCATCTTAACTGGTTCTGCGCCTGAAGGCACAACTGAATTATTTGAGACTGACTACTTTGGTCAACCTGCTTTCTTATCACAAACTGGTCAACTCTATGCTGAAGCAGGGGCTATGGCTTTTGGTAAAGTCTTTACTTTCGGACCGACTTTTCGTGCAGAAAAATCTAAAACCCGTCGTCATTTGACGGAGTTTTGGATGATTGAGCCTGAGATGGCATTCACAACACATGAAGCGTCTCTTGAAGTGCAAGAAGCCTATGTCAAACATCTCATCAAATCTGTCATTGACAATCAAACCTATGCTTTAAATGAGTTGGAACGTGATATTTCGGTACTTGAAAAGTACGTGAACACACCATTTAAAAAGATTACTTATGATGATGCAGTGAGTTTGTTACAAGACAATCAAGCTGAGAATGACTATGAAGAGATTACATGGGGAGATGATTTCGGATCACCCCATGAGACTTGGATTTCAAATCATTTTGGCTTACCCACTTTTATCATTAACTATCCTAAAGCGATTAAAGCCTTTTATATGAAACCACACCCAACACGTGATGATGTGGTTATCTGTGCTGATTTACTAGCACCAGAAGGCTATGGCGAAATTATCGGCGGATCTGAACGTGCGACTGATTATGAATATCTCAAAACGAAATTAGTCGAATTTGGTTTATCTGAAGAAGAGTATGCTTGGTACCTTGATTTGAGAAGATACGGTAGCGTGCCTCATTCAGGTTTTGGTTTAGGACTAGAGCGTGCTGTGACATGGATTACAGGAAATGAACACATCAGAGAAGCAATCCCATTCCCACGTCTTTTGCATAGATTGAAACCTTAA